In Mycobacterium gallinarum, a single window of DNA contains:
- a CDS encoding cytochrome P450, which produces MTKSLEEHADNWDLRHEDFQDNDFLYDVYEVMRRNSPFAHTDTPFLSATPGGAWVAVRYEDCYKILQDWEHFSSNPTPEASERLAGDLVITLDPPRQQQFRKVLNPYFSPARMKALTPQIRDETDHLIDDFIDEGRGDLAQVAWRQPGIVFFKYLFGLPTDDVPLCIDLTDAGLNGDTEEARGAAWGGLYQHLHDAITARTTQPPKDDMIDVLLNAEIDGEKLQFGDIVGNAMLLVQAGLETTASAMSFAFHYLATHPEERDRLIEDPELRPRAIEEFLRFSGSIHGIPRTVTREVELSGHTFCPGESVIVNYASANRDAEQFPDPDRCILDRKSNRHLGFGAGVHRCLGSNLARLEFQIGVEQVLSRMPDYRLASDRDAVFHGNSVTRGFRAIPVNFTPGEKSI; this is translated from the coding sequence GTGACCAAATCGCTCGAGGAGCACGCGGACAACTGGGACCTTCGACACGAGGATTTCCAGGACAACGACTTCCTCTACGACGTCTACGAAGTGATGCGTCGCAACTCACCCTTTGCGCATACCGATACGCCGTTTCTGAGCGCGACGCCCGGCGGCGCGTGGGTGGCGGTCCGCTACGAGGACTGCTACAAGATTCTGCAGGACTGGGAGCATTTCTCGTCCAATCCGACGCCCGAGGCTTCCGAGCGGCTCGCCGGCGATCTCGTGATCACGCTCGATCCGCCTCGGCAGCAGCAGTTCCGCAAGGTGCTCAACCCGTACTTCTCACCGGCGCGGATGAAGGCGCTCACACCCCAGATCCGCGATGAAACCGACCATCTGATAGACGATTTCATCGACGAGGGTCGCGGAGACCTCGCCCAGGTTGCGTGGCGCCAGCCTGGGATCGTGTTCTTCAAGTACCTGTTCGGATTGCCCACCGACGACGTACCGCTGTGTATCGACCTGACCGACGCCGGGTTGAACGGCGACACCGAGGAAGCGCGCGGGGCCGCGTGGGGCGGGCTGTACCAGCACCTCCACGACGCGATCACCGCACGGACCACCCAACCCCCGAAGGACGACATGATCGACGTCCTTCTCAACGCCGAGATCGACGGCGAAAAGCTGCAGTTCGGCGACATCGTCGGCAACGCAATGCTCTTGGTGCAGGCAGGTCTCGAAACCACGGCAAGCGCGATGTCGTTCGCCTTCCACTATCTTGCTACCCATCCCGAGGAGCGCGACCGCCTCATCGAGGACCCCGAGCTGCGGCCGCGTGCCATCGAGGAGTTCCTTCGCTTCTCAGGGTCGATCCACGGCATCCCGCGCACCGTCACCCGGGAAGTCGAACTGAGTGGCCACACCTTCTGCCCCGGTGAATCCGTCATCGTCAACTACGCCTCCGCGAATCGCGATGCGGAACAGTTTCCCGACCCAGACCGGTGCATCCTCGATCGCAAGTCGAATCGCCACCTGGGATTCGGCGCAGGCGTCCATCGGTGCCTCGGCTCCAATCTGGCTCGCCTGGAATTCCAGATCGGGGTCGAGCAGGTGCTGTCACGGATGCCTGACTATCGCCTCGCGTCCGACCGGGATGCGGTGTTCCACGGCAACTCCGTTACCCGAGGTTTCCGTGCTATCCCAGTGAATTTCACGCCCGGCGAGAAGTCGATATGA
- a CDS encoding molybdopterin-containing oxidoreductase family protein yields MSQTTTQPGICRICSAHCGVLATVTDGRLTKVTGDSDNPMFKGYTCAKGRALPEIHNNPMRLLRSQKRQADGTYAPIESERAMDEIAAKLQDLISTHGPRSIAMYLGTNGLPYPASALMGNAFLRAIESPMFFTANTIDQPGKQIALAAHGHWLGGDVDFHQADSWLLVGTNPLVSKAIGIPGQNPAQNLRAAISRGMKLIVIDPRRSQTAARAAIHLQPRPGEDVTILAGMINFVIREGLCDTAFIEENVAGFDDLAAAVAGFTPAYVAERADVPEGQFISAARLFATYGERRGMVNAGTGANFAMRGSLLEYLCLALTTICGRWQRAGEKMLRPNTLMPAFTAKAQPHPPYEGWGYGEKLRMRDLTDTVAGMPTAALADEILLEGDGQVKALICIGGNPMAAWPDQRKTLRALESLDLLVTLDTEMSLTSRLADYVIAPMMQMETPAMTMGSELIKYYTSGTGIPAAYAQYVPRLLDPPAGSDLTEEWQFFLGLTKRMNLDLWFVNFFGGGGGRFMESPPVVLNMNRDTDLTTEELFAQMCSTSRVPFDEVRSHPHGKIFDVDAVVEPRDPDCTARLDVGNTYLLGELAEVLTEDFATARSDSAFPFRLIPRRSQNFMNSSGTNLAALHRGKPYNPAYMHPDAIDALGLRSGDSVRIESPHDRVPAVLEADDSLRPDVIAMHHAFGGLPEEDAEFRDRGSNVGRLVPTDVDYDRITGLPRQGNIPVVVTALG; encoded by the coding sequence ATGTCGCAGACCACCACCCAGCCGGGAATCTGCCGGATCTGCTCGGCGCACTGCGGGGTGCTGGCAACCGTCACCGACGGTCGGCTCACGAAGGTGACGGGGGATTCCGACAATCCCATGTTCAAGGGGTACACCTGCGCCAAGGGTCGGGCACTGCCGGAAATCCACAACAACCCAATGCGGCTCCTGCGCAGCCAGAAACGACAGGCGGACGGTACCTACGCGCCGATCGAGTCCGAGCGCGCGATGGACGAGATCGCGGCGAAACTGCAGGACTTGATCTCCACCCACGGCCCACGCTCGATCGCGATGTACCTGGGAACCAACGGTTTGCCGTATCCGGCGTCGGCGTTGATGGGCAACGCGTTTCTCAGAGCGATCGAGTCGCCGATGTTCTTCACCGCCAACACCATCGACCAACCCGGCAAGCAGATCGCGCTTGCTGCACACGGTCACTGGCTCGGCGGGGATGTCGACTTCCACCAGGCCGACAGCTGGCTGCTGGTGGGAACGAACCCGCTGGTCTCCAAGGCCATCGGCATCCCCGGGCAGAACCCGGCGCAGAACCTGCGGGCAGCGATCAGCCGTGGGATGAAACTCATCGTGATCGATCCGCGCCGGTCCCAGACGGCGGCACGCGCAGCGATTCACCTGCAGCCCCGCCCTGGTGAAGATGTGACGATTCTCGCTGGGATGATCAACTTCGTCATCCGGGAAGGTCTGTGCGACACCGCGTTCATCGAGGAGAACGTGGCAGGCTTTGATGACCTGGCGGCAGCCGTGGCCGGTTTCACCCCGGCCTACGTCGCCGAGCGCGCCGACGTTCCGGAGGGCCAGTTCATCTCCGCTGCAAGGCTTTTCGCCACGTACGGCGAGCGGCGCGGAATGGTGAATGCGGGAACCGGCGCCAACTTCGCGATGCGCGGCAGCTTGCTCGAATATCTGTGTCTCGCGCTGACGACGATCTGCGGCCGCTGGCAGCGTGCCGGCGAAAAAATGCTGCGGCCCAACACATTGATGCCTGCGTTCACAGCCAAGGCGCAGCCGCATCCGCCCTACGAGGGATGGGGATACGGCGAGAAGTTGAGGATGCGCGATCTCACCGACACCGTGGCCGGTATGCCGACTGCGGCGCTCGCCGATGAGATCCTGCTCGAGGGCGATGGTCAGGTGAAGGCGTTGATCTGTATCGGTGGCAATCCGATGGCCGCGTGGCCCGATCAGCGCAAGACGCTGCGCGCTCTGGAGAGCCTCGACCTGCTGGTCACCCTGGATACGGAGATGTCGCTGACGTCGCGGCTCGCTGACTATGTCATCGCCCCGATGATGCAGATGGAGACACCCGCGATGACGATGGGCAGCGAGCTCATCAAGTACTACACCAGCGGCACAGGCATCCCCGCTGCATACGCGCAATATGTGCCCCGACTCCTCGATCCGCCGGCCGGTTCCGATCTCACCGAGGAGTGGCAGTTCTTTCTCGGACTGACCAAACGCATGAACCTGGATCTCTGGTTTGTGAACTTTTTCGGCGGCGGTGGGGGCAGATTCATGGAATCACCACCGGTGGTGCTCAACATGAATCGCGACACCGACCTCACTACCGAAGAACTGTTCGCGCAAATGTGTTCGACTTCGCGTGTCCCTTTCGACGAGGTGCGCAGCCATCCGCACGGCAAGATCTTCGACGTCGATGCCGTGGTCGAGCCACGGGATCCCGATTGCACAGCCCGGCTCGACGTCGGCAACACATACCTCCTTGGTGAGCTGGCAGAGGTGCTGACTGAGGACTTCGCCACTGCTCGAAGCGATTCCGCCTTCCCGTTCCGCCTGATCCCGCGACGCAGTCAGAACTTCATGAATTCCTCTGGCACCAATCTTGCCGCGCTGCATAGGGGAAAGCCGTACAACCCCGCGTACATGCATCCCGATGCGATCGACGCGCTTGGCCTGCGGTCCGGGGATTCGGTGCGAATCGAATCCCCCCACGACCGCGTTCCGGCGGTGCTGGAAGCCGACGACAGCCTGCGGCCCGACGT
- a CDS encoding TetR family transcriptional regulator yields the protein MAVVDRPSARETKRLQTRERLMGAAIAEFKRAGMAEADVGAIVAAAGVAHGTFFFHFPTKEHVLLELEQREEERIAKQLARAAGSEHDLASMLGEAVRLVMGLERRLGAVLFKDFLALHFSQTRPIDESRQHPVIVEVAQAIEHAQKRGEVAPDVNPMNSAVFFLLGLYALLTTTHAWPGQAAMIDDYVTRTLRSIEAE from the coding sequence ATGGCAGTGGTAGACAGGCCCTCAGCGCGTGAGACGAAGCGTCTGCAGACCCGCGAGCGTTTGATGGGAGCGGCCATCGCCGAGTTCAAACGCGCGGGGATGGCCGAAGCGGACGTCGGCGCGATCGTCGCGGCAGCAGGCGTCGCTCACGGCACGTTCTTCTTCCATTTTCCGACGAAGGAACACGTACTGCTCGAACTCGAGCAGCGTGAAGAAGAACGCATCGCCAAACAACTCGCACGGGCCGCGGGCTCCGAACATGACCTCGCATCGATGCTGGGGGAAGCGGTGCGGCTGGTGATGGGACTGGAACGCCGTCTCGGCGCGGTGCTGTTCAAAGACTTTCTCGCACTCCACTTTTCACAGACGAGACCCATCGACGAGAGCCGTCAGCACCCCGTTATCGTTGAGGTCGCACAGGCGATCGAACACGCCCAGAAGCGGGGCGAAGTAGCACCGGATGTGAACCCGATGAACAGCGCGGTGTTCTTCCTGCTCGGGCTGTATGCGCTGTTGACGACGACCCACGCTTGGCCCGGCCAGGCCGCGATGATCGACGACTACGTGACGCGGACACTGCGCAGCATCGAAGCAGAGTAG
- a CDS encoding NAD(P)H-dependent amine dehydrogenase family protein, with protein MTFRIVQWTTGNIGVKSVHAIVENSQLELVGCYAWSPDKVGKDVGELCGIQPLGVLATDDVHALIALKPDCVVYNQMFADVDHLVRILEAGINVVTTTEFITGHRLGDGRDRVAKACEAGKSTIFGSGLNPGFIQLFAIVSAGLSDRIDRVYIEESFDTTIYNSPETEKIMGFGYPLDYPDLHAVTEEGSSIFREAVMLVADALGVELDDIRCEAKYAQATEDVSLPGDWVIAKGCVAGIDVSWKGYVGDRDVVEARAVWTKGQALDPVWEMGFGYKITVEGRPTIKTTLAFEPPPDFVAETIEEYILLGLTITAVPAITAIPAVVAADPGIATYNDLPLLLPRGVVNV; from the coding sequence ATGACGTTCCGAATCGTCCAGTGGACGACCGGCAACATCGGAGTGAAGTCGGTGCACGCCATCGTCGAGAACTCGCAACTCGAGTTGGTCGGGTGCTACGCATGGTCACCGGACAAGGTCGGCAAAGACGTCGGTGAACTATGCGGCATCCAACCCCTTGGTGTGCTGGCCACCGACGATGTCCACGCCTTGATCGCGCTGAAGCCGGATTGCGTTGTCTACAACCAGATGTTCGCCGACGTCGACCACCTTGTCCGCATTCTCGAGGCGGGGATCAACGTGGTCACTACGACGGAGTTCATCACCGGACACCGGCTCGGCGACGGGCGTGATCGTGTTGCGAAGGCATGTGAGGCCGGCAAGTCGACGATCTTCGGCAGCGGACTGAACCCCGGCTTCATCCAGCTCTTCGCGATCGTTTCGGCAGGACTGTCGGATCGGATCGATCGGGTGTACATCGAGGAATCCTTCGACACCACGATCTACAACTCTCCGGAGACCGAGAAGATCATGGGATTCGGATACCCGCTTGACTACCCGGATCTGCATGCGGTGACCGAGGAAGGGTCTTCGATATTCCGTGAAGCGGTCATGCTCGTCGCCGACGCCCTGGGGGTCGAACTCGACGACATCCGTTGCGAGGCCAAATACGCGCAGGCCACGGAGGACGTCAGCCTTCCCGGCGACTGGGTCATCGCCAAGGGCTGCGTGGCGGGAATCGACGTGAGCTGGAAGGGCTACGTCGGTGACCGGGACGTCGTCGAAGCACGGGCGGTGTGGACCAAGGGTCAAGCATTGGATCCTGTGTGGGAGATGGGATTCGGCTACAAGATCACGGTCGAGGGGCGGCCGACGATCAAGACCACCCTAGCCTTCGAGCCGCCGCCCGACTTCGTGGCCGAGACCATCGAGGAATACATCCTGCTCGGACTCACCATCACCGCCGTCCCGGCGATCACCGCGATCCCCGCCGTCGTCGCGGCGGACCCCGGCATCGCGACCTACAACGATCTGCCGCTGCTCCTACCGCGAGGTGTCGTGAATGTCTGA
- a CDS encoding SDR family NAD(P)-dependent oxidoreductase: protein MALEQFNLAGQVAIVTGAGKGVGQGIARVLAEAGATVVGTARTESDIVATIDGIEKEGGKGLALVADAMSRPDGERVVSTAMEQFGRIDILINNVGGSTFGSFLDITDEDFRRTFDWCVTSAFIMSQLTAPHMIGAGHGSIVNISSGSARFGIRALTAYCVAKGGLEALTRAMAQELAPKIRVNAIALGSFATEGLQSGLDMMPGALDTMLGLTPLHRLGDVEDLGRLCVYLSTKDCYATNAIFHVDGGIDSNNLPLPIPDY, encoded by the coding sequence ATGGCGCTGGAGCAGTTCAACCTCGCCGGGCAGGTGGCCATCGTCACCGGCGCCGGCAAGGGGGTCGGTCAGGGGATCGCGAGGGTGCTTGCCGAAGCCGGCGCGACCGTCGTCGGAACAGCACGTACGGAGTCGGACATCGTCGCGACGATCGACGGCATCGAGAAGGAGGGCGGCAAGGGGCTGGCGCTGGTCGCCGACGCCATGAGCCGACCCGACGGTGAACGCGTCGTGTCGACGGCCATGGAGCAGTTCGGCCGTATCGACATCCTGATCAACAATGTCGGCGGCTCGACATTCGGGTCGTTTCTCGACATCACCGACGAGGACTTCAGGCGCACCTTCGACTGGTGCGTGACTTCGGCGTTCATCATGAGCCAGCTCACTGCTCCGCACATGATCGGGGCCGGACACGGATCCATCGTCAACATCTCCTCGGGTTCAGCACGTTTCGGCATCCGTGCGCTCACTGCGTACTGCGTCGCCAAGGGTGGGCTCGAAGCGCTCACCCGGGCGATGGCCCAGGAGTTGGCGCCGAAGATCCGGGTCAACGCGATCGCACTGGGCTCTTTCGCTACGGAAGGGCTACAGAGCGGCTTGGACATGATGCCGGGGGCGCTGGACACGATGCTCGGGCTCACGCCGCTGCACCGCCTCGGCGACGTCGAGGACCTCGGGCGTCTCTGTGTGTATCTGTCGACCAAAGACTGTTACGCGACCAACGCTATCTTCCATGTGGACGGCGGCATCGACTCGAACAACCTACCGCTGCCCATTCCCGACTACTGA
- a CDS encoding nitric oxide reductase activation protein NorD — protein sequence MSELSETHALAVERSCAVTAVALSGQRREGVRLVSGHRRDFGLSSTLDFVHVPYPPPVHDWTRRSLTCGVALQCSPSKDRVVDYRLNELSARELSALSLVEAGVAVGWIADNWPGLLAEVRRLLPDLAVAPSDMDAKEMLHRAVALARTQQPLIVDPLLGTLPRAYTDPQGIADKLRRTFGRMPWTTTQKRLPRPYSVPVGGDGGVRNPNLPPPSRPQDNDLDITPEHRPGIPYPEWNAWTESFLADHVAVLERTHTSQHRHQVMASADLRKWFSEHTHRAMKNRLEDGSDLDVEQYVSHYIDLTTGEAVEPRIFRDLLPSSRDVTTALLLDGSSSLGVHGGTIFKLELACADALSQAMTLARERHGIFVFTGNTRHRVEVTCLKDFEDRRFVPPGGLGLATGGYTRLGAPLRHLTSRLLAQPSERRLLIVIGDGLISDEGYEGRYAWADAAHAVKEASEAGVSMYYVGVGPTRVDPLPEVFGPRRSQRIRRIEELPRVLAHVHRELVAA from the coding sequence ATGTCTGAGCTGTCCGAAACGCACGCGCTCGCCGTGGAACGCAGCTGCGCCGTCACGGCCGTGGCCCTCAGCGGGCAACGCCGCGAGGGTGTGCGCCTCGTGAGCGGACACCGGCGGGACTTCGGTCTGAGCTCCACCCTCGATTTCGTCCATGTCCCGTATCCCCCACCGGTTCACGACTGGACCAGGCGCAGCCTGACATGCGGTGTAGCGCTTCAATGTTCACCGTCGAAGGACCGCGTGGTCGACTATCGATTGAACGAGCTCTCGGCGCGGGAGCTGAGCGCGCTGTCCCTCGTCGAGGCGGGTGTCGCCGTGGGCTGGATCGCGGACAACTGGCCTGGGCTCCTGGCGGAAGTGCGCCGTCTGCTACCTGATCTTGCGGTCGCGCCCAGCGATATGGACGCCAAGGAGATGCTCCATCGCGCCGTCGCACTGGCGCGTACGCAGCAGCCGCTCATTGTTGACCCGTTGCTGGGCACCTTGCCCCGGGCGTACACCGACCCGCAGGGCATTGCCGACAAGCTGCGTCGCACCTTCGGCCGGATGCCCTGGACCACAACACAGAAGCGGCTGCCCCGGCCGTACTCCGTTCCCGTCGGCGGCGATGGCGGCGTGCGCAATCCGAACCTGCCTCCGCCGAGTCGTCCGCAGGACAACGATCTGGACATCACGCCCGAGCACCGCCCCGGCATCCCGTATCCGGAGTGGAATGCGTGGACCGAAAGCTTCCTGGCCGACCACGTTGCGGTGCTCGAACGCACCCACACGAGTCAGCACCGCCATCAGGTGATGGCCTCGGCGGATCTGCGAAAGTGGTTCTCAGAGCACACCCATCGCGCCATGAAGAACAGGCTGGAGGACGGATCCGACCTCGACGTCGAGCAGTACGTCAGCCATTACATCGATCTGACGACCGGCGAAGCCGTCGAGCCACGCATCTTCCGGGACCTGTTGCCCAGCAGCCGCGATGTCACCACGGCCCTACTTCTTGACGGCAGCTCCTCGCTGGGGGTGCACGGCGGGACGATTTTCAAACTCGAATTGGCATGTGCCGACGCGCTTTCGCAGGCCATGACACTTGCCCGCGAACGCCATGGGATATTCGTGTTCACCGGCAACACCCGCCACCGCGTCGAGGTCACCTGCCTCAAGGATTTCGAGGACCGCCGGTTCGTGCCGCCGGGTGGCCTCGGCCTGGCCACGGGCGGATACACCCGGCTCGGCGCGCCACTGCGGCATCTGACCAGCCGGCTGCTCGCCCAACCGTCGGAACGGCGACTGCTGATCGTCATCGGCGACGGCCTGATCTCCGACGAGGGATACGAGGGCCGCTACGCCTGGGCGGATGCCGCGCATGCGGTGAAGGAGGCCAGCGAGGCGGGCGTGAGCATGTACTACGTCGGCGTCGGCCCGACGCGCGTCGATCCGCTGCCCGAGGTGTTCGGACCTCGCCGCTCCCAACGCATCCGGCGGATCGAGGAGCTTCCCAGGGTGTTGGCCCATGTGCATCGAGAGTTGGTGGCAGCGTGA
- a CDS encoding TetR/AcrR family transcriptional regulator encodes MTPQVKQSARETRRLQTRERILGAAIAEFKLAGMSGADVNAIATAAGVAHGTFFFHFPSKEHVLLELESREEARMAADFARFVGHPHDLVTVLDEAVQLVTGLEERLGPLLFKELLALHFSPTRPTKDEWTDHPMIVLLVDEIERARGDGAVHPAVDAFYSAAFFLLGVYGVFTTTVKSDIRDTMLAKLVDTAVRGLEIR; translated from the coding sequence ATGACGCCTCAAGTCAAGCAGTCGGCGCGGGAAACGCGCCGGTTGCAGACGCGGGAACGCATCCTCGGCGCAGCGATCGCCGAGTTCAAGCTCGCGGGCATGTCCGGCGCCGACGTGAACGCGATTGCGACGGCCGCCGGCGTCGCCCACGGCACCTTCTTCTTCCACTTCCCGAGCAAGGAGCACGTCCTCCTCGAGTTGGAAAGCCGCGAAGAGGCACGGATGGCTGCCGATTTCGCCCGCTTCGTGGGTCACCCACATGATCTGGTGACGGTGCTCGATGAGGCGGTCCAGCTGGTGACCGGCCTCGAAGAACGTCTTGGCCCGCTGCTGTTCAAAGAGCTACTCGCCTTGCACTTCTCGCCGACCCGGCCGACCAAGGACGAATGGACCGACCACCCGATGATCGTGTTGTTGGTCGATGAGATCGAACGGGCGCGCGGCGACGGTGCGGTGCATCCCGCCGTCGACGCGTTCTACAGCGCCGCGTTCTTCCTGCTCGGCGTGTACGGCGTGTTCACGACCACGGTCAAGTCCGATATCCGGGACACGATGCTCGCCAAATTGGTCGACACGGCGGTCCGAGGTCTGGAGATCCGATGA
- a CDS encoding NAD(P)H-dependent amine dehydrogenase family protein, which yields MRRVVQFSTGNVGQHSLKAIIGRPDLELVGVHAASPNKVGRDAAELCGLTEPTGVIATDDIDALIALKPDCVVYTAQAETRPMEAVEQLAKLLAAGINVVGSSMVWLVTPRQADDWLTGPLEKACEEGNSSLYVNGIDPGYSGDTEVHSALSLVTRATSVLVQEIFDYANYDDYEFTGKSMGFGLKADDEQPMFFLPGVLTTMWGGPVRNLADQLDIELDDVRQRIEPWYTDQRIECKLCTVEPGGMAAVKFAVEGVRDGVPVITMEHITRLTEVAAPEWEFPPVGKPGVHRVVVEGEPRVELNTHVSDPLLDVTEAGCVSTAARVVNVIDWVCDAPKGLIAVEDIPQAAVIRGLFW from the coding sequence ATGCGACGAGTTGTGCAGTTCTCCACCGGCAACGTCGGCCAGCATTCACTCAAGGCGATCATCGGTCGGCCGGATCTGGAGCTGGTGGGTGTGCACGCGGCCAGTCCGAACAAGGTCGGGCGTGACGCCGCCGAACTGTGCGGATTGACCGAGCCGACGGGCGTCATCGCGACAGACGACATCGATGCGCTGATCGCGCTCAAACCCGACTGCGTCGTCTACACAGCACAGGCCGAGACCCGGCCGATGGAAGCCGTCGAGCAATTGGCGAAGCTCCTTGCCGCCGGCATCAACGTCGTCGGCTCGTCGATGGTGTGGCTGGTGACGCCGCGTCAGGCCGACGACTGGCTGACCGGACCGCTGGAGAAAGCGTGCGAGGAGGGCAACTCGTCGCTGTACGTGAACGGCATCGACCCCGGCTACTCCGGCGACACCGAGGTGCACAGCGCGCTGAGCTTGGTCACCCGCGCGACGTCCGTTCTTGTCCAGGAGATCTTCGACTACGCAAACTATGACGATTACGAGTTCACCGGTAAGTCAATGGGTTTCGGGCTGAAGGCGGATGATGAGCAGCCGATGTTCTTTCTGCCTGGTGTGCTGACGACCATGTGGGGCGGCCCGGTCCGCAATCTCGCCGACCAGCTCGACATCGAACTCGACGATGTGCGGCAGCGGATCGAACCCTGGTACACCGACCAGAGGATCGAGTGCAAGCTGTGCACCGTCGAGCCCGGTGGCATGGCCGCGGTCAAGTTCGCGGTCGAGGGGGTGCGTGACGGGGTTCCGGTGATCACGATGGAGCACATCACCCGACTGACGGAGGTGGCCGCGCCGGAGTGGGAGTTCCCGCCCGTCGGCAAGCCCGGTGTGCACCGCGTGGTGGTCGAGGGTGAGCCGCGGGTGGAGCTGAACACGCACGTCTCGGATCCGCTGCTCGATGTCACCGAGGCCGGATGTGTCTCCACCGCGGCCCGGGTGGTCAACGTGATCGATTGGGTGTGCGACGCCCCCAAAGGACTGATCGCGGTCGAGGACATTCCGCAGGCAGCGGTTATCCGCGGGCTGTTCTGGTGA
- a CDS encoding CbbQ/NirQ/NorQ/GpvN family protein: MSQQYYSNGNEVQLFEQAYRQRLPVMLTGPTGCGKTRLVEHMGLLLRRPVVTISCHDDLTSSDLVGRFMVTGGDVVWTDGPLTRAVKAGAICYLDEVVEARHDSLAILHSLTDHRRALYLDRAGEVVQAPEAFMLVCSYNPAYRSSLKELKPSFRQRFVTLPMRYLPPDREAEVIVTEAGIALGSAQRLVQCATAIRTADEAFHFEPPSTRVLVTAAHLIAAGATELEAAEACILAPLSSDGAITEGLREVAAASLMEGVN; this comes from the coding sequence ATGTCTCAGCAGTATTACTCCAACGGCAACGAAGTTCAGCTGTTCGAACAGGCGTACCGCCAGCGATTACCGGTGATGCTCACCGGGCCCACCGGGTGCGGTAAGACACGTCTGGTCGAGCACATGGGGCTGCTCCTACGGCGGCCCGTCGTCACGATCAGCTGCCACGACGACCTGACGAGCTCGGATCTGGTCGGACGGTTCATGGTCACCGGCGGTGACGTCGTCTGGACGGACGGTCCGCTCACCAGAGCCGTAAAGGCCGGAGCCATCTGCTATCTCGACGAGGTCGTAGAGGCCCGCCACGATTCGCTCGCGATCCTGCACTCGCTGACCGACCATCGTCGGGCTCTTTACCTGGACCGGGCGGGCGAGGTAGTCCAGGCGCCCGAAGCGTTCATGCTCGTGTGCTCCTACAACCCCGCGTACCGCAGTTCGTTGAAGGAACTCAAGCCGTCGTTCCGGCAGCGCTTCGTCACCCTCCCGATGCGCTATCTCCCGCCGGATCGCGAGGCCGAGGTGATCGTCACCGAGGCCGGTATCGCATTGGGGTCGGCCCAGCGTCTTGTGCAATGTGCAACGGCGATCAGGACCGCGGACGAAGCATTCCACTTCGAACCCCCGTCCACCCGAGTGCTCGTCACCGCAGCGCACCTGATCGCGGCGGGCGCAACTGAATTGGAGGCGGCCGAGGCCTGCATTCTCGCGCCGCTCTCGAGCGACGGGGCCATCACCGAAGGTCTACGCGAAGTCGCGGCGGCCAGCCTCATGGAAGGAGTCAACTGA